The Vespula vulgaris chromosome 2, iyVesVulg1.1, whole genome shotgun sequence genome has a segment encoding these proteins:
- the LOC127061874 gene encoding adapter molecule Crk: MAGTFDQYDKSSWYFGAMSRQDASDLLMGEKEGGVFLVRDSTSIHGDFVLCVREDSKVSHYIINKIPQGDQICYRIGDQMFPDIPHLLAFYKLHYLDTTPLIRPAPKKTQKVIAKYDFEGNDPDDLPFRKGEILTVISKDEEQWWTARNSVGQTGSVPVPYVQKYEEDSHASIENNTRLETGGNTSASNSNSIPPSLSHVSHPETGSGTATRRSNIQRTLPAFAKVKQARVPNAYDKTALKLEVGDMIKVTKTNINGQWEGELHGKVGHFPFTHVEFVDNETGEDNQEI; this comes from the exons atggCTGGTACCTTTGATCAATATGATAAATCCAG TTGGTACTTTGGCGCTATGTCACGCCAAGATGCTTCTGATTTATTaatgggagaaaaagaaggtggTGTTTTTTTAGTACGTGATAGTACGTCTATTCATGGAGACTTTGTCCTTTGCGTTCGAGAAGATAGTAAAGTTAgtcattatataattaataaaataccaCAAGGTGATCAAATATGTTATCGAATTGGTGATCAAATGTTTCCTGATATTCCACATCTTTTGGCATTTTACAAACTTCATTACCTTGATACGACACCGTTGATTAGACCTGCACCGAAAAAAACTCAAAAAGTAATTGCAAAATATGATTTTGAGGGTAATGATCCAGATGATTTGCCATTTAGAAAAG gAGAAATTCTTACTGTGATCTCAAAAGATGAAGAGCAGTGGTGGACAGCTAGGAACAGTGTAGGTCAAACTGGATCTGTTCCAGTTCCTTATGTGCAAAAGTATGAAGAGGACAGTCATGCtagtattgaaaataatacacGATTGGAAACAGGTGGCAATACTTCTGCATCTAATTCTAATTCAATTCCTCCTTCTTTATCACATGTATCTCATCCAGAAACAGGATCAGGTACTGCTACACGTAGATCAAATATTCAGAGAACGTTACCTGCTTTTGCAAAAGTGAAACAAGCAAGAGTACCAAATGCATATGATAAAACAGCTTTAAAATTAGAAGTAGGTGACATGATAAAggtaacaaaaacaaatataaatggCCAATGGGAAGGTGAATTACATGGCAAAGTAGGTCATTTTCCATTTACACATGTAGAATTTGTAGATAATGAAACTGGTGAAGACAATCAAGAGATTTAA